CTTCCAACTTCCCTTGAAAAAAAAATAAGATCCATTTATTCTTAAAGTTTAAATAAAAAACGAATAGTTAAACTATTCGTTTTTTTCAAGCTTCACTGGTTGAAACATATTAAGTACTTCCTTTGAATATTTCCCATCATTGTCATGGGCTATTAAAGGAGGTAAAATCTTCATATTTTCTGCACCAAATTTAACCCCTTCAATTAATAAAATTTTACTTTGCTTATCTAATTTAGTATGACAAAATCTTATTTTCTTAGGTGTTATCTTATATTTTCTCATTATATCTATTATTTCTAAAAGTCTATCAGGTCTATGAACCATTGCAAAATATCCCTTATCCTTTAACAAGCAAGAGGCTATTTCAATTATTTCTTCTAAGTTTATTGTAATCTCATGCCTTGCTAAAGTTAACTGGTCTAAATCATTTAAAAATTCCTCATTTCCATTAAATTTAAAAAAAGGTGGATTGGAAATAACTGCATCTTGAGATCCATGCTTAAAATAATTTTTCCAATTTTTCATATTGTCATTTATAATTTCTATTCTATTTTCCAAATTATTAATTTTTATATTCTTTTTAGCTAAATCAGCTGAAACCTTTTGTATTTCAATTCCTTTTATTGTTCCCTTTGTTCTTTCAGATAAAAATAAGGGTATAGCTCCATTTCCAGTTCCCAAATCAACAATTTTATTAATTTTTTTTCCTAAAGATATAAAATTAGAGACTAACAAGGAATCCAAGGAAAAATTAAAATAATCAGGTCTTTGAACTATTTTTAGATTTTTATTTAAAAGATTATTTATAACTTCGTTTTCATTTAATTTTATCATTTCAACCTCCATTTAGTATTATATCAAATTCTTTAAATTAAAAAAAATTTAATTTTA
Above is a window of Fusobacterium sp. IOR10 DNA encoding:
- a CDS encoding tRNA1(Val) (adenine(37)-N6)-methyltransferase, whose product is MIKLNENEVINNLLNKNLKIVQRPDYFNFSLDSLLVSNFISLGKKINKIVDLGTGNGAIPLFLSERTKGTIKGIEIQKVSADLAKKNIKINNLENRIEIINDNMKNWKNYFKHGSQDAVISNPPFFKFNGNEEFLNDLDQLTLARHEITINLEEIIEIASCLLKDKGYFAMVHRPDRLLEIIDIMRKYKITPKKIRFCHTKLDKQSKILLIEGVKFGAENMKILPPLIAHDNDGKYSKEVLNMFQPVKLEKNE